The following are encoded in a window of Dysidea avara chromosome 4, odDysAvar1.4, whole genome shotgun sequence genomic DNA:
- the LOC136253602 gene encoding uncharacterized protein, translating to MVLCKKKLWTYSKSQKKDHCGVAPLKVNDVVINDSLVKAQTPNEYFTSVFTPVTTETPPELHVRSAPDINPIIVDTNGVSELLQSLDIHKACGPDGIPAHLLKETREIISPSLAFISQASLQQCSLPLDWKRANIVLLFKKEHIVYSHIYSHFAKYNLLCDQQHGRTGLQSVAKGSRLTGTIGRQMENGV from the exons ATGGTTCTGTGTAAAAAAAAGCTTTGGACTTACAGCAAGAGTCAAAAGAAAGACCACTGTGGTGTAGCACCATTAAAGGTTAATGATGTTGTAATCAATGATAGCTTAGTTAAAGCACAAACACCCAATGAGTACTTTACATCAGTATTTACTCCAGTTACAACAGAGACTCCTCCAGAGTTACACGTGCGATCTGCACCGGACATCAACCCTATCATAGTTGACACTAATGGCGTTTCTGAGCTACTGCAATCTTTGGATATCCATAAAGCTTGTGGACCTGATGGAATACCAGCCCATCTACTGAAAGAAACTAGAGAAATTATTTCTCCTTCCTTAGCCTTCATTTCTCAAGCCTCACTACAACAATGTTCGCTACCTTTAGATTGGAAAAGGGCAAATATAGTACTACTCTTTAAAAAAG AACACATTGTGTATTCGCATATTTACTCCCACTTTGCTAAATATAATCTTCTGTGTGATCAACAACATGGAAG AACAGGACTGCAATCAGTTGCAAAAGGATCTAGACTCACTGGGACAATAGGCAGACAAATGGAGAATGGTGTTTAA